The following are from one region of the Streptomyces tuirus genome:
- a CDS encoding alpha/beta hydrolase, which produces MSSGPAGHVARSTDRPHSETPAGTRVRRPSRTFLRTADGVTIDALYDPGTAVHDASRTPSGPPVFVVAHGFTGAVDRPHVRRVAQVFARYGAVVTFSFRGHGASGGRSTVGDREVLDLAAAVRWARELGHARVGTVGFSMGGSVVLRHAALHPRETDAVVSVSAPARWYYRGTAPMRRLHWMVTRPEGRIVGRYGFGTRIHHRDWDPVPLSPVEAVPRIAPTPLLIVHGEADGYFPVDHPRMLAAAAGDQGELWLEPGMGHAEHAAGEALLARIGEWVAARAG; this is translated from the coding sequence ATGAGCTCTGGTCCGGCAGGTCATGTGGCGCGTTCCACCGATCGTCCACACTCCGAGACGCCCGCGGGAACGCGTGTACGGAGGCCGTCGAGGACGTTTCTGCGTACGGCCGACGGGGTGACGATCGACGCCCTGTACGACCCCGGCACCGCGGTGCACGACGCCTCGCGGACGCCTTCCGGTCCTCCCGTGTTCGTCGTCGCCCACGGTTTCACCGGGGCCGTGGACCGGCCGCATGTACGAAGGGTGGCGCAGGTCTTCGCGCGTTACGGGGCGGTCGTCACGTTCTCCTTCCGGGGCCACGGTGCGTCCGGCGGGCGGTCCACGGTCGGGGACCGGGAGGTGCTCGACCTGGCGGCGGCGGTGCGGTGGGCGCGGGAGCTCGGGCACGCGCGCGTGGGGACGGTCGGGTTCTCGATGGGCGGCTCGGTGGTGCTGCGGCACGCGGCGCTGCACCCCCGCGAGACCGACGCGGTGGTGTCGGTCAGCGCCCCGGCCCGCTGGTACTACCGGGGGACCGCCCCGATGCGGCGGCTGCACTGGATGGTGACGCGGCCGGAGGGGCGGATCGTCGGCCGGTACGGCTTCGGGACCCGCATCCACCACCGTGACTGGGACCCGGTCCCGCTCTCCCCGGTGGAGGCGGTGCCGAGGATCGCCCCCACCCCGCTGCTGATCGTGCACGGCGAGGCCGACGGCTACTTCCCCGTCGACCACCCGCGGATGCTGGCCGCCGCCGCCGGTGACCAGGGTGAACTCTGGCTGGAGCCGGGGATGGGGCATGCCGAGCACGCGGCCGGCGAGGCGTTGCTGGCCCGGATCGGGGAGTGGGTCGCGGCCCGGGCGGGCTAG
- a CDS encoding response regulator transcription factor, which yields MSSLLLLTNALQPSTEVLPALGLLLHTVRVAPAEGPALVDTPGADVILIDGRRDLPQVRSLCQLLRSTGPGCPLVLVVTEGGLAAVTADWGIDDVLLDTAGPAEVEARLRLAMGRQQIVSDDSPMEIRNGDLSVDEATYSAKLKGRVLDLTFKEFELLKYLAQHPGRVFTRAQLLQEVWGYDYFGGTRTVDVHVRRLRAKLGPEHESLIGTVRNVGYRFVTPEKPEKMDRLTEEAKAKAAKAKPDTADNSAALNATEARAKA from the coding sequence ATGAGTTCTCTGCTGCTCCTGACCAACGCCCTCCAGCCCTCGACGGAGGTGCTCCCCGCCCTCGGCCTGCTCCTGCACACCGTGCGCGTGGCCCCCGCGGAGGGCCCCGCCCTCGTCGACACCCCCGGTGCCGACGTCATCCTCATCGACGGCCGGCGCGATCTGCCGCAGGTGCGCAGCCTCTGTCAGCTGCTGCGCTCCACCGGGCCGGGCTGCCCGCTCGTCCTCGTCGTCACCGAGGGCGGCCTCGCCGCCGTCACCGCCGACTGGGGCATCGACGACGTCCTGCTCGACACCGCCGGCCCGGCCGAGGTCGAGGCCCGGCTGCGGCTGGCCATGGGCCGGCAGCAGATCGTCAGCGACGACTCCCCCATGGAGATCCGCAACGGCGACCTGTCGGTCGACGAGGCGACGTACTCGGCCAAGCTCAAGGGCCGCGTCCTCGACCTCACCTTCAAGGAGTTCGAGCTCCTGAAGTACCTCGCCCAGCACCCCGGCCGCGTCTTCACCCGCGCCCAGCTGCTCCAGGAGGTCTGGGGCTACGACTACTTCGGCGGTACGCGCACGGTCGACGTGCACGTACGGCGGCTGCGCGCCAAGCTCGGCCCCGAGCACGAGTCGCTGATCGGCACCGTCCGGAACGTCGGTTATCGATTTGTTACGCCGGAGAAGCCGGAGAAGATGGACCGCCTCACCGAGGAAGCGAAGGCCAAGGCGGCCAAGGCAAAGCCGGACACCGCGGACAACTCGGCCGCCCTGAACGCGACCGAGGCCCGCGCGAAGGCGTAA
- a CDS encoding MoaD/ThiS family protein encodes MPKVTVRYWAAAKAAAGVAEEPYEAATLAEALDGVRERHPGELERVLRRCSFLVDGDPVGTRGHETVRLADGGTVEVLPPFAGG; translated from the coding sequence ATGCCAAAGGTCACGGTGCGCTACTGGGCCGCCGCCAAGGCCGCGGCCGGGGTGGCCGAGGAGCCGTACGAGGCGGCCACCCTCGCCGAGGCGCTCGACGGAGTGCGCGAGCGGCACCCCGGCGAGCTCGAGCGCGTCCTGCGCCGGTGCTCGTTCCTGGTGGACGGCGACCCCGTGGGCACCCGCGGACATGAGACGGTACGGCTGGCCGACGGCGGCACGGTCGAGGTGCTCCCGCCGTTCGCAGGAGGATGA